Proteins encoded within one genomic window of Lampris incognitus isolate fLamInc1 chromosome 19, fLamInc1.hap2, whole genome shotgun sequence:
- the ropn1l gene encoding ropporin-1-like protein, with protein sequence MPLPNTMYCSQQIHIPPELPDILKQFTKAAIRTQPKDLLLWSTAYFSALSKGETLPVKERLEMNVATQKTDIGLTPGLLLVLHKQLSAGQTCSKEELQKRWRGLCLPMEQLESLLTLGSFTSSIDWIQFFSLGCSALGRNIMSSLKIACEILTEDEEGGAAQIPFDTFVSLYTYLAYLDGDIPQDHIDSFLSTMQSKAECQEGMVKPLDFIHLESIDTAPPDAGNVIGASSRAE encoded by the exons ATGCCTCTTCCCAACACAATGTACTGTTCTCAGCAAATCCACATCCCTCCTGAGCTGCCAGACATCCTTAAACAGTTCACCAAGGCAGCAATCAGAACACAGCCCAAGGATCTGCTGCTTTGGTCTACCGC ATATTTTTCAGCACTGTCCAAAGGAGAGACTCTGCCTGTGAAGGAGAGGCTGGAGATGAATGTGGCCACCCAGAAAACTGACATAGGGCTGACCCCAGGTCTGCTCTTAGTCCTCCACAAACAG CTGTCTGCTGGGCAGACCTGCAGTAAGGAGGAACTGCAGAAAAGGTGGAGAGGTCTGTGTCTGCCTATGGAGCAGCTGGAGAGCCTGCTGACTCTGGGCAGCTTTACCTCCAGCATTGACTGGATCCAGTTCTTCTCCCTGGGCTGCAGTGCTCTCGGAAGG AATATTATGAGTTCGCTGAAGATTGCCTGTGAGATCCTCACAGAGGATGAAGAGGGGGGTGCAGCACAGATCCCATTTGACACCTTCGTCAGCCTCTACACCTACCTGGCCTACCTGGATGGAGATATTCCACAGGACCACATAGACAGCTTCCTCAGCACTATGCAGTCAAAAGC GGAATGCCAAGAGGGGATGGTAAAACCTCTGGACTTCATTCATCTGGAAAGCATCGACACAGCTCCTCCTGATGCTGGGAATGTCATTGGAGCGTCTTCAAGAGCTGAAtaa